CGCGCGGCCGGTGTCGACCTCGTCGGCGGTCGCGTCGAGCGCGTCGGCGACGGCCGCGCGTCCGAGCCGTTCTGCCGCCGCCTCGTCGCCCCGGCAGATGAGTCGCTTACTGGCGTACTCGCCGGTCACGAACAGTATCACGCCGATTCCGGCGGAGACCAAGAACGACAGGGCGAATCCGAACGGCGGCCACGCGACGCCCACGAAGACGAGCCCAGCCACCACGCCCACCGTGAACAACCGAAGCTC
This portion of the Salifodinibacter halophilus genome encodes:
- a CDS encoding peptidase, which translates into the protein ELRLFTVGVVAGLVFVGVAWPPFGFALSFLVSAGIGVILFVTGEYASKRLICRGDEAAAERLGRAAVADALDATADEVDTGRA